A single Thermoanaerobacterium sp. RBIITD DNA region contains:
- the purF gene encoding amidophosphoribosyltransferase, producing the protein MYNSVKLKEECGVFGAFSLNTPIHDHIYYGLQALQHRGQESAGIAVLQGTYVNCIKDKGLVTDVFSKENLNNLIGNVGIGHVRYSTTGNNEACNAQPFVANFRDGYMALAHNGNLINAVELRQELENEGRILQTTSDSEIILHLIAKYYKLGLVESLKKTMNMIKGSYALAILMEDKLIGIRDINGIRPLCIGKKDDIYYISSESCALDVIGAELIRDVEPGEIVIIDKEGLRSFKIETKAAKMPCVFEYIYFARPDSVLEGMSVYKARYEMGKRLALESHVDADLVVPVPDSGVPASRGYSYQSCIPIGEGLIKNKYIGRTFICPEQKDREIGVRIKLNVLKELVKDKRIVLIDDSIVRGTTMKRLVAQLKKGGAKEVHVRISSPPVKYSCYFGIDTPTKKELVGATMTVQEICDYIGADSLNFLSVEGLRKSVGKKNICAACFDGVYPMEVPKEGNKYLFEKK; encoded by the coding sequence ATGTACAATAGTGTAAAATTGAAAGAAGAATGTGGCGTATTTGGAGCATTTAGCCTCAATACGCCAATACATGACCATATTTATTACGGACTTCAAGCACTACAACATCGTGGTCAAGAGAGCGCAGGAATTGCCGTTCTTCAAGGGACATATGTAAATTGCATAAAAGATAAGGGACTCGTGACAGATGTATTTTCAAAAGAAAATTTAAATAACCTTATAGGGAATGTCGGCATTGGACATGTGAGATATTCTACAACAGGTAATAATGAAGCATGTAATGCACAGCCATTTGTCGCAAATTTCAGAGATGGATACATGGCACTGGCGCATAACGGAAATCTTATAAATGCTGTTGAATTAAGGCAAGAGCTTGAAAATGAGGGCAGAATATTGCAAACTACATCAGATAGTGAAATAATACTTCATCTAATTGCAAAATATTATAAACTCGGATTAGTTGAATCACTTAAAAAAACTATGAATATGATAAAAGGCTCATATGCACTTGCTATTTTAATGGAAGATAAACTCATCGGTATAAGAGATATAAATGGAATAAGGCCGCTTTGTATAGGCAAAAAAGATGATATTTATTATATATCATCTGAATCCTGTGCACTTGATGTAATAGGGGCGGAACTCATAAGAGATGTAGAGCCAGGTGAGATTGTAATTATCGATAAAGAAGGTTTAAGATCTTTTAAAATAGAAACAAAAGCGGCAAAGATGCCCTGTGTGTTTGAGTACATTTATTTTGCAAGACCAGATAGTGTTTTAGAAGGCATGAGTGTATATAAAGCAAGATATGAAATGGGTAAAAGGCTTGCTTTAGAAAGCCACGTTGATGCAGACCTTGTAGTGCCTGTTCCTGATTCAGGTGTACCTGCATCGAGAGGATATTCATACCAATCATGCATTCCAATTGGGGAAGGATTAATTAAAAACAAGTATATAGGAAGAACATTTATATGTCCTGAACAGAAAGACAGAGAAATAGGCGTTAGAATAAAACTTAATGTATTAAAAGAACTTGTCAAAGATAAAAGGATTGTTCTTATTGACGATTCAATTGTGAGAGGTACTACTATGAAACGGCTTGTGGCACAACTTAAAAAAGGTGGAGCAAAAGAAGTACATGTAAGGATAAGTTCACCACCTGTCAAATATTCATGTTATTTTGGTATTGATACGCCTACAAAAAAGGAACTAGTTGGTGCGACAATGACGGTACAGGAAATATGTGATTATATAGGTGCAGATAGCCTAAATTTTTTAAGTGTAGAAGGCTTAAGGAAAAGTGTTGGTAAAAAAAATATATGTGCTGCGTGCTTTGATGGAGTATATCCTATGGAAGTACCAAAGGAAGGTAATAAATATCTATTTGAGAAAAAGTAA